The following coding sequences lie in one Bacteroides helcogenes P 36-108 genomic window:
- a CDS encoding 4-hydroxy-3-methylbut-2-enyl diphosphate reductase produces MVKVEIDEGSGFCFGVVTAINKAEEELTNGGTLYCLGDIVHNSREVERLKEMGLITINHDEFNRLHNAKVLLRAHGEPPETYAIACRNNIEIIDATCPVVLRLQKKIKQEYGQEDGGEKQIVIYGKNGHAEVLGLVGQTAGEAIVIEKLEEAKKLDFSRSIRLYSQTTKSLDEFQDIVEYIKKHISPGVTFEYYDTICRQVANRIPNIRRFAASHDLIFFVSGKKSSNGKMLFSECKKVNPNSHLIDSAEEIDNSLLAGMNSIGVCGATSTPKWLMEEISETIKSRL; encoded by the coding sequence ATGGTAAAAGTAGAAATAGACGAAGGTTCAGGCTTCTGCTTTGGAGTAGTCACCGCAATCAATAAAGCAGAAGAAGAATTGACAAACGGAGGCACGTTGTATTGCCTTGGAGACATCGTACACAACAGCCGTGAAGTGGAGCGTCTGAAAGAAATGGGACTCATCACCATCAATCATGATGAATTCAATCGTCTGCACAACGCCAAAGTATTGCTGCGTGCGCATGGAGAGCCACCGGAAACATACGCCATTGCCTGCCGGAACAACATAGAAATAATAGATGCCACCTGCCCCGTAGTGCTCCGTTTGCAAAAGAAAATCAAACAAGAGTACGGACAGGAAGACGGAGGAGAAAAACAGATCGTCATATATGGCAAGAACGGGCATGCAGAAGTATTAGGTCTTGTGGGACAAACAGCCGGAGAAGCCATCGTTATCGAGAAACTGGAGGAGGCCAAAAAACTGGATTTCAGCAGAAGCATCCGTCTTTATTCTCAAACCACCAAATCACTGGACGAATTCCAAGACATTGTAGAATACATAAAAAAGCATATATCACCGGGAGTTACTTTTGAGTATTACGATACCATCTGCCGGCAAGTAGCCAATCGTATTCCCAATATCCGCAGGTTCGCCGCCTCGCACGATCTGATATTCTTTGTAAGCGGTAAAAAAAGTTCCAATGGAAAAATGCTGTTCAGTGAGTGCAAGAAAGTAAACCCAAACTCACATCTGATAGACAGTGCCGAGGAGATAGACAACTCTCTGCTGGCCGGCATGAATTCCATAGGAGTGTGTGGAGCCACTTCCACTCCCAAATGGCTGATGGAAGAAATATCCGAAACCATAAAGTCAAGACTTTAA
- the pfkA gene encoding 6-phosphofructokinase, whose protein sequence is MGMVKCIGILTSGGDAPGMNAAIRAVTRAAIYNGLSVKGIYRGYKGLVTGEIKEFKSQNVSNIIQLGGTILKTARCKEFTTPEGRQTAYDNMKREGIDALVIIGGDGSLTGARIFAQEFDVPCIGLPGTIDNDLYGTDTTIGYDTALNTILDAVDKIRDTATSHERLFFVEVMGRDAGFLALNGAIASGAEAAIIPEFSTEVDQLEEFIKNGFRKSKNSSIVLVAESELTGGAMHYAERVKNEYPGYDVRVTILGHLQRGGSPTAHDRILASRLGAAAIDAIMEGQRNVMIGIEHDEVVYVPFTKAIKNDKPIKKDLVNVLRELSI, encoded by the coding sequence ATGGGAATGGTTAAGTGTATCGGTATCCTGACCTCCGGAGGCGATGCTCCGGGAATGAATGCTGCCATACGTGCAGTGACACGCGCAGCTATCTACAACGGACTCTCAGTAAAAGGCATATACAGAGGTTACAAAGGTTTAGTGACCGGCGAAATCAAAGAATTCAAAAGCCAGAATGTAAGTAATATCATACAGTTGGGGGGCACAATTCTCAAGACCGCACGCTGCAAGGAATTTACCACTCCCGAAGGACGCCAGACTGCCTATGATAACATGAAAAGGGAAGGCATTGACGCTCTGGTCATAATAGGCGGCGACGGCTCTCTCACGGGCGCACGCATCTTTGCGCAGGAATTTGACGTTCCCTGTATCGGATTGCCCGGAACTATCGACAATGACCTTTACGGAACAGACACCACCATCGGATATGACACTGCTTTGAATACGATTCTGGATGCAGTCGATAAGATCCGTGATACCGCAACTTCGCACGAACGGTTGTTCTTCGTTGAAGTAATGGGGCGTGACGCCGGCTTCCTTGCCCTGAACGGTGCAATCGCATCCGGTGCTGAGGCAGCCATCATACCGGAATTCAGTACCGAAGTGGACCAACTGGAAGAGTTCATCAAGAATGGTTTCCGAAAATCAAAAAACAGCAGTATCGTGTTAGTGGCCGAAAGTGAACTGACCGGCGGAGCCATGCACTATGCAGAACGCGTGAAGAATGAGTATCCGGGATACGACGTGCGCGTAACCATCCTCGGACACCTGCAGCGCGGCGGAAGCCCCACGGCACACGACCGCATCCTTGCCAGTCGCCTGGGTGCAGCGGCAATCGATGCTATCATGGAAGGACAGCGCAATGTCATGATCGGCATTGAGCACGATGAAGTGGTTTATGTTCCTTTCACCAAAGCTATCAAGAATGACAAGCCCATCAAGAAAGATTTGGTAAATGTATTGAGAGAATTGTCTATCTGA
- a CDS encoding citrate/2-methylcitrate synthase: protein MKKEYLIYKLSEDLKEAARIENELFKKFDVKRGLRNEDGTGVLVGLTKIGNVVGYERIPGGGLKPIPGKLFYRGYDVEDLARAVIKEKRFGFEEVAYLLLSGRLPDKEELASFRELINDNMPLEQKTKMNIIELEGNNIMNILARSVLEMYRFDPAADDTSRDNLMRQSIDLISKFPTIIAYAYNMLRHATHGRSLHIRHPREDVSIAENFLYMLKKDYTELDARTLDLLLVLQAEHGGGNNSTFTVRVTSSTGTDTYSAIAAGIGSLKGPLHGGANIQVADMFHHLQENIRDWTNVDEIDTYFTRMLNKEVYNKSGLIYGIGHAVYTISDPRAILLKELARDLAREKGKEREFAFLELLEERAIDVFGRVKNNGKTVSSNVDFYSGFVYEMIGLPQEIFTPLFAMARIVGWCAHRNEELNFEGKRIIRPAYKNVLEEAPYIPIKQR, encoded by the coding sequence ATGAAAAAAGAGTATTTGATTTATAAGCTTTCCGAAGATTTGAAAGAAGCTGCCCGGATTGAGAATGAATTGTTTAAGAAATTTGATGTGAAGCGCGGTCTGCGTAATGAAGACGGAACAGGAGTACTGGTGGGGCTGACAAAAATCGGTAATGTGGTGGGGTATGAACGTATTCCGGGTGGTGGCCTGAAACCTATTCCCGGTAAGTTGTTTTATCGCGGCTATGATGTGGAGGATCTGGCTCGTGCCGTCATCAAGGAGAAGCGTTTCGGGTTTGAGGAGGTTGCCTATCTTTTGCTTTCGGGCCGATTGCCCGACAAGGAGGAACTTGCTTCTTTCCGTGAACTTATTAACGACAATATGCCGTTGGAACAAAAGACCAAGATGAACATCATTGAGCTCGAGGGGAATAACATTATGAATATCCTGGCTCGCAGTGTGCTCGAAATGTATCGTTTTGATCCTGCTGCCGATGATACCTCGCGTGACAACCTGATGCGTCAGAGCATTGACCTGATTTCCAAATTTCCCACTATCATAGCCTATGCCTACAACATGCTTCGTCATGCCACTCATGGGCGGTCGCTGCATATACGTCATCCGCGTGAAGATGTTTCCATTGCCGAAAATTTTCTCTATATGCTGAAAAAAGATTATACAGAATTGGATGCCCGTACTCTCGACCTCTTGCTGGTGTTACAGGCAGAGCACGGTGGTGGAAATAACTCTACTTTTACCGTACGTGTCACTTCCTCTACCGGAACGGATACTTATTCTGCTATTGCAGCAGGAATCGGCTCTTTGAAAGGCCCGCTTCACGGAGGCGCCAATATCCAGGTAGCCGACATGTTTCATCATCTGCAGGAAAATATCCGGGACTGGACCAATGTGGATGAGATAGATACCTACTTTACCCGGATGCTGAATAAGGAAGTCTATAACAAGTCCGGTCTGATATATGGTATCGGTCATGCTGTCTATACTATTTCCGATCCCCGTGCCATTCTTCTGAAGGAACTGGCCCGCGATCTGGCCCGCGAAAAAGGTAAGGAACGGGAGTTCGCCTTCCTCGAACTGCTGGAGGAGCGTGCTATTGATGTATTCGGGCGTGTGAAGAATAACGGAAAAACTGTTTCGAGCAATGTTGATTTCTATTCGGGCTTTGTTTACGAAATGATTGGATTGCCCCAGGAAATCTTCACCCCTCTGTTTGCCATGGCGCGTATTGTAGGTTGGTGTGCCCATCGCAACGAAGAACTGAACTTTGAAGGCAAACGCATCATTCGTCCGGCTTATAAGAATGTGTTGGAGGAGGCTCCTTATATACCGATTAAGCAGCGGTAA
- the icd gene encoding NADP-dependent isocitrate dehydrogenase: protein MEKITVPFITGDGVGAEVTPSMRAVVDAALKKACGDKRGIEWKEVLAGERAFNETGSWLPDETMEAFRTYKVGIKGPLMTPIGGGIRSLNVALRQALDLYVCLRPVRWYKGIVSPVKEPRKVNMCIFRENTEDIYAGIEWEAGTPEADKFYRFLHDEMGVTKVRFPDTSSFGVKPVSREGTERLVRAACKYALEHDLPSVTLVHKGNIMKFTEGGFKKWGYELAKREFGKELAEGRLTVKDCIADAFLQNTLLIPEEYSVVATLNLNGDYISDQLAAMVGGIGIAPGANVNYKTGHAIFEATHGTAPDIAGKDIVNPCSIILSAVMMLEHLGWNEPAALIERALEQSFTEARATADLARFMPGGVSLSTSAFTEEIVERILG from the coding sequence ATGGAAAAAATTACTGTACCTTTTATTACTGGTGATGGAGTAGGAGCAGAAGTGACTCCATCCATGCGGGCTGTTGTGGATGCTGCCCTCAAGAAAGCTTGTGGCGATAAGCGTGGCATCGAATGGAAAGAAGTGCTGGCCGGAGAACGGGCTTTTAATGAGACAGGGTCCTGGCTGCCGGATGAGACAATGGAAGCTTTCCGTACTTATAAAGTCGGCATCAAAGGGCCGCTGATGACGCCGATCGGTGGTGGAATCCGTTCTTTGAATGTGGCGTTGAGGCAGGCGCTTGACCTTTATGTCTGCCTGCGTCCGGTGCGATGGTATAAAGGCATTGTCTCTCCGGTGAAGGAGCCACGGAAAGTAAATATGTGCATCTTCCGTGAAAACACGGAAGATATTTATGCCGGTATCGAGTGGGAGGCCGGTACGCCGGAAGCTGATAAGTTTTACCGTTTTCTGCATGATGAAATGGGGGTGACAAAAGTCCGTTTTCCTGATACTTCTTCGTTCGGTGTCAAACCCGTTTCCAGAGAAGGAACGGAGCGTTTGGTGCGTGCGGCCTGTAAGTATGCACTTGAGCATGATTTGCCTTCAGTGACATTGGTGCACAAGGGAAACATAATGAAGTTCACCGAGGGAGGTTTCAAGAAATGGGGATACGAATTGGCGAAACGCGAGTTTGGCAAAGAACTGGCTGAAGGACGTTTGACCGTAAAAGACTGCATTGCCGATGCTTTTCTGCAAAACACATTACTCATTCCTGAAGAATATTCCGTGGTGGCCACTCTGAATCTGAACGGTGATTACATATCTGATCAATTGGCTGCCATGGTGGGGGGTATCGGCATTGCTCCCGGAGCCAATGTAAACTATAAGACGGGACATGCCATCTTTGAGGCTACTCATGGCACTGCCCCGGATATTGCAGGCAAGGACATCGTGAACCCTTGTTCCATTATTCTCTCTGCGGTGATGATGCTCGAACATTTGGGCTGGAATGAGCCCGCTGCTTTGATAGAACGGGCATTGGAACAGAGCTTTACGGAAGCCCGTGCCACTGCTGACCTGGCCCGCTTTATGCCGGGCGGCGTTTCTTTGTCCACTTCTGCATTTACGGAGGAGATTGTAGAACGAATTTTGGGGTGA
- a CDS encoding aconitate hydratase, translating into MVYDLAMLKAFYADYAKKIECVRAVLGHPLTLAEKILYVHLYKEVKRYKRGEDYVNFRPDRVAMQDATAQMALLQFMNAGREQVAVPSTVHCDHLIQAYKGAEEDIATATNTNKEVYDFLRDVSSRYGIGFWQPGAGIIHQVVLENYAFPGGMMVGTDSHTPNAGGLGMIAIGVGGADAVDVMTGMEWELKMPRLIGVHLTGKLSGWAAPKDVILKLAGILTVKGATNAIIEYFGPGTECLSATGKATICNMGAEVGATTSLFPYDERMAAYLKATGREEVAAMADAVAADLRPDDNVLANPEMHYDRIIEIDLSLLEPYINGPFTPDAATPISEFAEKVVLNDYPRKMEVGLIGSCTNSSYQDLSRAASLARQVKMKGLSVAGTLIVNPGSEQIRSTAERDGMMGAFEEIGATIMANACGPCIGQWKRCTDSTERRNSIVTSFNRNFAKRADGNPNTYAYVASPELTMALTIAGDLCFNPLKDTLVNDQGKRVMLSEPVGEELPLKGFSSGREGYIAPTGDRNDISVDPNSRRLQLLTPFPAWDGADLLDMPLLIKVRGKCTTDHISMAGPWLRFRGHLENISENLLMGAVNAFNGETNKVWNRLSNTYGTVSGTAGVYKSAGIPSIVVAEENYGEGSSREHAAMEPRFLNVRVILAKSFARIHETNLKKQGMLALTFMDKADYDRIREHDLLSVVGLDDFVPGQNLKVVLQHEDGTKESFEVQHTYNEQQIIWFRAGSALNAR; encoded by the coding sequence ATGGTTTATGATTTAGCGATGCTTAAAGCTTTTTATGCAGATTATGCAAAAAAGATAGAATGTGTGCGGGCTGTATTAGGACATCCGCTGACGTTAGCAGAAAAGATTTTGTATGTCCATTTGTATAAGGAAGTAAAAAGATACAAGCGTGGAGAAGACTATGTGAATTTCCGCCCCGATCGTGTGGCTATGCAGGATGCCACAGCCCAGATGGCCTTGCTGCAATTTATGAATGCAGGGCGTGAACAGGTTGCGGTTCCTTCGACCGTGCATTGCGATCATTTGATACAGGCCTATAAAGGGGCTGAAGAAGATATTGCCACGGCTACGAATACGAACAAGGAAGTCTATGATTTTCTTCGTGATGTATCTTCCCGCTACGGTATCGGTTTTTGGCAGCCGGGTGCAGGCATCATCCATCAGGTGGTGCTGGAGAACTACGCTTTCCCCGGTGGAATGATGGTGGGTACTGATTCTCATACTCCTAATGCCGGTGGTTTGGGTATGATAGCCATCGGTGTGGGGGGAGCCGATGCGGTGGACGTAATGACGGGAATGGAATGGGAATTGAAGATGCCTCGTTTGATTGGAGTACATTTGACCGGCAAATTGAGTGGCTGGGCTGCTCCGAAAGATGTCATATTGAAGTTGGCAGGTATTCTGACCGTTAAAGGGGCGACTAATGCCATTATAGAATATTTTGGTCCGGGCACAGAGTGTCTGTCTGCCACAGGAAAGGCAACCATTTGCAACATGGGGGCAGAGGTGGGAGCAACTACTTCTTTGTTTCCTTATGACGAACGTATGGCGGCTTATCTGAAAGCTACCGGCAGGGAAGAAGTTGCTGCGATGGCCGATGCCGTGGCTGCTGATCTTCGTCCGGATGACAATGTCCTTGCAAATCCTGAAATGCATTACGACCGGATCATTGAGATTGATCTTTCGTTGTTGGAGCCCTATATTAATGGACCGTTCACGCCGGATGCCGCCACTCCGATTTCCGAATTTGCCGAAAAGGTGGTACTTAATGATTATCCCCGTAAAATGGAAGTGGGATTAATCGGTTCGTGTACTAATTCCTCTTATCAGGATTTGAGTCGTGCCGCTTCTTTGGCTCGTCAAGTGAAAATGAAAGGACTGAGTGTAGCAGGTACTTTGATTGTCAATCCCGGTTCGGAACAGATACGTTCAACGGCTGAACGTGACGGTATGATGGGTGCTTTTGAGGAAATAGGCGCTACCATCATGGCAAATGCCTGTGGTCCGTGTATCGGGCAGTGGAAGCGTTGCACGGATAGTACGGAGCGCAGGAATTCTATCGTGACTTCTTTCAACCGGAATTTTGCCAAGCGCGCGGACGGCAATCCCAACACCTATGCTTATGTGGCTTCACCGGAGCTGACGATGGCATTGACCATTGCCGGTGATCTTTGTTTCAATCCTTTGAAAGATACTTTGGTGAATGACCAAGGTAAAAGAGTGATGCTTTCGGAGCCTGTGGGTGAAGAATTGCCGTTAAAAGGTTTTTCCTCCGGACGCGAAGGCTATATTGCTCCCACCGGTGATAGGAATGACATTAGTGTCGATCCGAACTCGCGTCGTTTACAGCTATTGACTCCTTTTCCTGCATGGGACGGCGCAGATCTATTGGATATGCCTCTCTTGATTAAAGTACGGGGAAAGTGTACTACGGATCACATTTCAATGGCCGGTCCATGGCTCCGTTTCCGGGGGCATCTGGAGAATATTTCGGAAAATTTGTTGATGGGAGCTGTCAATGCCTTTAATGGAGAAACCAATAAGGTTTGGAATCGCCTCTCCAATACTTATGGAACAGTGTCCGGTACAGCCGGAGTTTATAAATCCGCCGGAATTCCTTCCATTGTTGTGGCGGAAGAAAACTACGGTGAAGGTTCCAGCCGCGAACATGCTGCTATGGAACCGCGCTTCCTGAATGTGAGAGTCATTCTGGCGAAGAGTTTTGCCCGCATCCATGAAACCAATCTGAAGAAGCAAGGCATGCTGGCCTTGACTTTCATGGATAAAGCCGATTACGACAGAATACGGGAGCATGATTTGCTGTCCGTCGTCGGACTGGATGATTTTGTTCCCGGACAGAACTTGAAAGTAGTTCTTCAGCATGAGGACGGTACAAAAGAGAGCTTCGAAGTACAACATACGTATAATGAACAGCAGATAATCTGGTTCCGTGCCGGCTCTGCACTTAATGCGCGATAG